A genomic stretch from Telmatocola sphagniphila includes:
- a CDS encoding enolase C-terminal domain-like protein: MRNNSVRIREVQYQTEDFAYRTPIKFGGVALDRATILNVQICIESADGLKTAEGFGSMPLGNVWSFPSKKMGYADTLAVMRKLIVIIAKITKECSVAGHPIDITHALEPDYFRAAEELSPEFPDPIPPLATLVCASAFDAALHDAYGKLFGLNCYYTYGPDFVPHDLGYYLDEEFNGIRVDACITQAPQPRMPLYHLVGALDPLTREDVQKPVGDGLPETLEEWIPFNGLTHFKIKLNGEDLNWDVQRVLTVNRVCEKVQSARGIEHYFYSLDFNEKCENVQYLLAVLHKIRENSPVAFERIQYIEQPTKRDLRGDAQNRMHEAAKLKPVVIDEALLGLESLSLARDLGYTGVALKACKGQTQSLLMAGAARHLKMFLCVQDLTCPGASLIHSAGLAAHVKGVAAIEANARQYFPSANKPWELKFPGIFQIHDGTMKTAELIGLGLGAV; encoded by the coding sequence ATGCGGAACAATTCGGTTCGGATTCGCGAGGTTCAGTACCAGACCGAAGATTTTGCCTATCGAACACCGATCAAATTCGGCGGAGTGGCCCTCGACCGAGCGACGATTCTGAATGTGCAAATTTGCATCGAATCGGCGGATGGCTTGAAAACGGCCGAGGGATTCGGCTCCATGCCGTTGGGTAACGTCTGGTCGTTTCCTTCGAAAAAAATGGGCTATGCCGATACCCTGGCGGTCATGCGAAAGCTGATTGTAATAATCGCGAAAATTACCAAGGAATGCTCCGTCGCCGGCCATCCGATTGATATCACGCATGCCCTGGAACCCGATTATTTTCGAGCGGCTGAGGAGTTGTCGCCCGAGTTTCCCGATCCCATTCCACCGCTGGCAACTCTGGTTTGTGCCAGTGCCTTCGATGCCGCTTTGCACGATGCCTATGGGAAACTTTTCGGCCTCAACTGCTATTACACTTATGGACCTGATTTTGTGCCGCACGATTTGGGATATTATCTTGATGAGGAATTTAACGGCATTCGAGTCGATGCCTGCATCACACAGGCTCCGCAGCCGCGGATGCCGCTTTATCATCTGGTTGGGGCCCTCGATCCTCTGACGAGGGAAGATGTTCAAAAACCGGTCGGTGATGGTCTGCCGGAAACTCTGGAGGAATGGATTCCTTTTAATGGTCTGACCCACTTCAAAATCAAATTGAACGGAGAAGATCTTAACTGGGATGTACAGCGCGTTCTTACGGTCAATCGAGTTTGTGAAAAAGTTCAATCTGCTCGCGGAATCGAGCACTATTTCTACTCGCTCGATTTCAACGAGAAGTGCGAGAATGTGCAGTATTTGCTGGCCGTTTTGCACAAGATTCGGGAGAACTCTCCCGTCGCATTCGAGCGCATCCAGTACATCGAACAGCCGACGAAGCGAGATCTGCGCGGCGATGCGCAAAACCGCATGCATGAGGCGGCGAAACTCAAACCGGTCGTTATTGATGAAGCCTTGTTAGGACTGGAAAGCTTAAGCTTGGCGAGAGATCTGGGATATACCGGCGTGGCCTTGAAAGCCTGCAAGGGACAAACGCAATCGTTGTTGATGGCTGGCGCGGCCCGACATCTGAAAATGTTTCTCTGCGTTCAGGATTTGACCTGCCCCGGCGCTTCGCTCATTCACTCGGCGGGCCTGGCCGCTCACGTTAAAGGGGTCGCGGCCATCGAAGCGAATGCTCGTCAATATTTTCCCTCCGCGAATAAACCCTGGGAATTGAAGTTCCCCGGGATTTTTCAGATTCACGACGGCACTATGAAGACGGCGGAATTAATCGGCCTCGGTTTAGGGGCTGTATAA
- a CDS encoding efflux RND transporter periplasmic adaptor subunit, which yields MSQQELPKNEKPPEVRKEELPKPEPLPKGGLGVVAGLVVLAGGLFVGLYFIGEVPYKRQQDELRKQASMMAATPRVAVVKAHRIPGEAERLLPGSTSAWFETAIFARTNGYLKRRLVDIGDVVTEGQLLAEIETPELGDQLDQAKSTMTLHKATLEKNEANLALAKANEARNRKILTTGAISKEEYDTVKATLEVSAATIGESKAQILVDQANIQRLTDLLSFQKVFAPFRGTITARNIDVGALIVADNPTAAKELFHIMQIDPIKVVVDVPQAFAAGIHPGIEASVTRREDPNRPYKAVVDRTSESLAQQTRTLHTELRIPNKDRSLLPGMYVLVNFRFTREFKPVVVPVASIITRSNGLSVAILGKNNAVTYKKVQLGRDYGSEVEVLSGLEGDETVIIRPGDDLPEGTVVEPVDSSSSK from the coding sequence ATGAGCCAGCAAGAGTTACCTAAAAACGAGAAGCCACCGGAAGTTCGGAAGGAAGAGCTTCCCAAACCCGAGCCTTTACCTAAAGGCGGGCTGGGAGTCGTTGCCGGGCTGGTTGTTCTGGCCGGCGGACTGTTTGTCGGTCTCTACTTCATCGGGGAGGTACCTTATAAACGGCAGCAGGATGAACTGCGAAAACAAGCCTCCATGATGGCCGCCACGCCCCGAGTCGCCGTCGTTAAAGCACACCGAATCCCCGGTGAGGCGGAAAGACTCTTGCCCGGAAGTACCTCCGCCTGGTTCGAAACGGCCATCTTCGCCCGAACCAACGGCTATTTAAAACGACGCCTGGTCGATATTGGCGATGTCGTCACGGAAGGTCAATTGCTCGCCGAGATTGAGACTCCCGAGCTAGGGGATCAACTGGATCAAGCGAAATCGACCATGACTTTGCACAAGGCTACCCTGGAAAAAAATGAAGCCAACCTGGCGCTGGCGAAAGCCAACGAAGCGCGCAATCGCAAAATCCTGACCACGGGTGCCATTTCGAAGGAAGAATACGACACCGTGAAAGCTACACTGGAAGTTTCCGCGGCGACTATTGGCGAGTCCAAAGCCCAGATCCTCGTCGATCAGGCGAACATCCAGAGGCTGACTGATTTGCTCAGCTTTCAAAAAGTCTTCGCTCCGTTTCGAGGAACGATTACCGCCCGGAACATCGACGTGGGAGCCTTGATCGTCGCCGATAATCCGACCGCCGCCAAGGAGCTCTTTCATATCATGCAGATCGATCCGATCAAGGTAGTAGTCGACGTCCCCCAGGCATTTGCGGCCGGTATTCATCCCGGAATCGAAGCCAGTGTCACCCGCCGCGAGGACCCGAACCGACCTTATAAAGCGGTTGTCGATCGCACCAGCGAATCGCTTGCCCAGCAGACCAGGACTTTACATACGGAGTTGAGAATTCCCAATAAAGATCGTTCTTTACTGCCGGGAATGTATGTGCTGGTTAATTTCCGGTTCACCCGCGAGTTCAAGCCAGTGGTTGTGCCGGTCGCTTCCATCATCACTCGCTCGAATGGGTTATCGGTGGCGATTCTGGGAAAAAACAATGCCGTCACTTATAAGAAAGTTCAGCTCGGCCGGGATTACGGCTCGGAAGTGGAAGTGCTCAGCGGGCTCGAAGGCGATGAGACTGTGATCATTCGACCCGGGGATGATCTTCCAGAGGGCACTGTTGTGGAACCGGTCGATTCGAGCTCGTCGAAATAA
- a CDS encoding phytanoyl-CoA dioxygenase family protein — MSWQAYLTERGYVLVPGILNPTQCANWLSSWECFLNSERPSTILRTADGTIYGARNLLRDWPEIRDLLEETSVFSLVREILGPQAGLVRILFFDKPPEQSWALPWHKDLNISVRKNDRPSSQFIHPTFKHGVPHVEAPQSLLERMLTVRLHLDPSTETNGPLRVLPGSHQSSKSIDSSGVAPETILSNAGDALLMRPLLTHSSGDSQAGTKEHRRIFHFEFAGMRELPEGFEWWDFVRI, encoded by the coding sequence ATGTCCTGGCAAGCTTATCTTACAGAACGCGGTTATGTTCTAGTCCCCGGAATACTAAATCCCACTCAGTGTGCCAATTGGCTGAGCAGTTGGGAATGTTTTCTGAATTCGGAACGGCCTTCCACTATTCTGCGAACAGCCGACGGCACCATCTACGGCGCTCGAAACCTGCTGCGTGACTGGCCGGAGATTCGAGATCTACTCGAGGAAACAAGTGTTTTCAGCCTGGTTCGGGAAATCCTCGGCCCGCAAGCAGGATTAGTTCGCATCCTCTTTTTCGATAAGCCGCCGGAGCAAAGCTGGGCCCTGCCCTGGCACAAAGATCTGAATATCTCCGTTCGGAAAAATGATCGGCCGAGCAGCCAATTCATTCATCCCACCTTCAAGCATGGCGTGCCGCATGTGGAAGCACCGCAGTCCCTCTTGGAGCGGATGTTAACGGTGCGACTACATCTTGATCCCAGTACCGAAACCAACGGCCCGCTGCGCGTTTTGCCAGGATCGCACCAGTCGAGTAAATCCATCGACAGCTCGGGCGTTGCTCCCGAGACAATTCTCTCGAACGCGGGGGATGCCTTACTTATGCGGCCACTTCTGACCCATTCCAGTGGGGATTCTCAAGCAGGAACGAAGGAGCATCGAAGGATCTTTCACTTCGAGTTCGCCGGGATGCGCGAGTTGCCGGAGGGGTTTGAGTGGTGGGATTTTGTTAGGATTTAA
- a CDS encoding FHA domain-containing protein, giving the protein MSSTVQLISLNEGPDILLDKPILLFGRHPECDVLLNSKKISRKHCCIAVVGDGLIVRDLGSTNGVKINGQKVTEGVLKIGDELMIGTFNYKISLISGPKSRSKLQDDNLDRTINESD; this is encoded by the coding sequence ATGAGCAGTACTGTTCAACTCATATCCCTCAATGAAGGACCCGATATTCTGCTGGATAAGCCGATTCTTCTCTTCGGTCGGCATCCGGAATGCGATGTACTTCTCAATTCCAAAAAAATCTCCCGGAAACACTGCTGCATTGCCGTGGTGGGGGATGGTCTGATCGTCCGCGACCTGGGGAGTACCAACGGCGTCAAAATCAACGGTCAGAAGGTCACGGAAGGGGTTTTGAAAATCGGCGACGAATTGATGATCGGCACTTTTAACTATAAAATCTCGCTTATCTCCGGCCCTAAATCCCGCTCGAAACTGCAAGACGATAATCTGGATCGAACGATCAATGAGAGTGACTAA
- a CDS encoding class I SAM-dependent methyltransferase, whose product MIAPRAIDTIQSMIPDWQLPPGTDRGVWDYTHNPELARTYDTSLAGTPLLEFDLQYCEQQFSQPGTLIDLGCGTGRLALLFAARGYQCTALDLSAAMLEQVKQKAEARGLKIDYLEKNLVELDDTPAEQFDYAGCLFSTWGMIRGRENRQTFLKHVHRILKPDGKFVLHAHNRGYHLFRLVGLPWAIRDGMRSLRGQEPGEYPMPQIWGGAKLTLHHFSVTEIEKDLREAGFKIRDFKPISTRLDGTFKLGWAKRLRAYGFLICCEKLV is encoded by the coding sequence ATGATCGCTCCCCGGGCAATTGATACTATTCAGAGTATGATTCCAGACTGGCAATTGCCGCCCGGTACCGACCGCGGCGTGTGGGACTACACTCATAATCCGGAACTGGCACGGACCTACGATACCTCCTTGGCCGGCACACCGTTGCTGGAATTCGATTTGCAATACTGCGAACAGCAATTTTCGCAACCGGGGACTCTCATCGATTTAGGTTGCGGCACTGGCCGGCTGGCTCTGCTGTTTGCTGCCCGCGGCTATCAGTGCACGGCCCTAGATCTGTCCGCCGCGATGCTGGAGCAGGTGAAACAGAAGGCCGAGGCACGCGGGCTGAAGATCGATTATCTCGAAAAAAATCTAGTGGAACTGGATGATACACCGGCGGAACAGTTCGACTATGCCGGCTGCTTATTCAGTACCTGGGGCATGATTCGAGGTCGGGAGAATCGGCAGACGTTTTTAAAGCACGTTCACCGAATTTTAAAACCCGATGGCAAATTCGTGCTGCATGCTCACAATCGCGGTTACCATCTTTTTCGATTGGTGGGCCTGCCCTGGGCAATTCGCGATGGGATGCGATCTTTGCGAGGTCAGGAGCCGGGCGAATATCCGATGCCGCAAATCTGGGGTGGAGCGAAGCTTACGCTTCATCACTTTTCAGTGACAGAGATCGAGAAAGATCTTCGCGAAGCCGGGTTTAAAATCCGCGACTTCAAGCCAATTTCAACCCGCCTAGATGGAACTTTCAAGCTCGGCTGGGCAAAACGGCTGCGAGCGTACGGATTTCTGATCTGTTGTGAAAAGTTGGTTTAA
- a CDS encoding 5'-nucleotidase, lipoprotein e(P4) family — MNCCISVRKFLPCLLSFLAGMACMVAWPMVAQEKAEPPAVKKVALESPPHRGLDANLYMQISAEYRACCIQAYQLGLNRLNAYFRFQINGSIMDPGLGGNFTGTGGSGISGNSNGTTNPFGFGLNGPKSERPAAIIMDLDETVLDNGAFQSYELHNKLAYDQKKWDLFEERCGDDVKLITGAKEFIQYAQKMNVKIYYITNRNEKYKENTLKLLKRLQIGVPAEQLLCATKTSDKTDRRKLVEKDYNVILYFGDNLRDFDERFKMSVSSKNTDQEIKTAVEQRKMQVDKENRWGQSWIILPNPAYGEWAKVLGRGEKDLDLLPPSAKLD; from the coding sequence ATGAATTGTTGTATTTCTGTACGGAAGTTTTTGCCCTGTTTGCTGAGTTTTCTGGCCGGGATGGCCTGCATGGTGGCCTGGCCGATGGTGGCTCAGGAGAAGGCTGAACCGCCCGCCGTTAAGAAAGTAGCGTTGGAGTCGCCGCCGCATCGAGGGCTGGACGCGAATTTGTACATGCAGATCTCGGCGGAGTATCGAGCGTGCTGCATTCAGGCATATCAGCTGGGTCTAAATCGCTTAAACGCATATTTCCGATTTCAGATTAATGGATCGATAATGGATCCTGGTCTAGGCGGGAATTTCACAGGCACTGGAGGAAGTGGTATCTCAGGCAACTCAAACGGCACAACTAATCCTTTCGGCTTCGGCTTAAACGGTCCCAAATCAGAACGACCAGCTGCCATAATCATGGATCTGGACGAAACCGTCCTGGATAACGGAGCTTTTCAATCCTATGAACTTCACAACAAACTGGCTTACGATCAGAAGAAGTGGGACCTGTTCGAAGAACGCTGCGGGGATGATGTCAAGTTGATCACCGGTGCCAAGGAATTCATTCAATACGCGCAGAAGATGAATGTAAAAATCTATTACATCACCAACCGCAATGAAAAATATAAGGAAAACACGTTAAAGCTGCTGAAGCGATTGCAGATTGGCGTACCGGCCGAGCAGCTATTATGCGCAACGAAGACCAGCGACAAAACGGATCGGAGAAAACTTGTGGAGAAGGATTATAACGTGATCCTCTATTTTGGAGACAACTTGCGGGATTTCGACGAACGCTTCAAGATGTCTGTGAGCAGCAAGAATACGGACCAAGAGATCAAGACGGCGGTGGAACAGCGGAAGATGCAGGTGGATAAAGAGAATCGCTGGGGCCAGAGTTGGATAATTCTTCCCAACCCGGCCTATGGCGAATGGGCCAAGGTGCTGGGCCGGGGTGAAAAGGACCTCGATCTGCTGCCGCCGTCGGCCAAGTTGGATTAA
- a CDS encoding efflux RND transporter permease subunit, producing the protein MWIVRLALRRTYTFLVLAVLIAVMGAVSARKMSTDIFPEIDIPVVTVVWSYQGMPAEEIESRIILVTERVLTASVNDIEHIESQSLNGVGVIRIFFQQGAKIEAATAQVTATCQTLLVTMPPGIQPPFIVRYSATSVPILQVAVSSDTLNEQQIFDYAANFVIQRLGTVQGARVPQPYGGKPRQIMIDLDLDALYSRGLSPQDVSTAVTNQNLIIPAGTAKIGDTEYNVRLNSSPDLVDQFNFLPIRTVNGVPIYLKNVAEVRDGFAVQTNVVRRDGHRAVLMTILKGEGASTLDVVRNVKAALPGIQDQLPPELKLDLLFDQSVFVSAAVNGVLKEGAIAAGLTALMILLFLGSWRSTLIVAISIPLSILVSISCLWAFGYTLNIMTLGGMSLAVGILVDDATVEIENVHRNLGMKKELRHAILDGAAQIAVPAFVATLSICIVFIPILFLTGTVAFLFIPLALAVVFAMLASYLLSRTLIPTLVLFLLPEEAKLYAEGHEGHASGGRGPIWWMHRIFNNLFERFRSTYQRALAWCLQNRAMTVVGMMGFALGTFLLEPLIGRDFFPTVDAGQFRLHVRAPAGTRIEETERIFGQVEEAIRKIVPDEERELILDNMGLSSFLTPIAYNDNGTVSAADGEIFVALKPVHAPVAQYLKKLREELPKQFPDVIFYFQPADIVGQVLNFGKPAPFNIQVVGVSREANLAIAQKLKTEIAAIPGMVDVHIHQVTDSPDLRIDVDRILANEMMITQSDVARSILVSLSSTSQTSPNFWVNPSNRVNYRVAVQTPQSRIDSLQSLMNTPVTIPEQSAPQLLANLADVRRATSAAVVNHYNIQTVYEVYANVQGRDLESAQREVEKVLARTRPELPRGSTIAVRGQIESMNDSFQGLAGGLLFAILLVYLLMVVNFQSWIDPFIILTALPGALAGILWALFATHTDVSVPALMGAIMCVGVATSNSILMVTFANDKRIEGLSAIDAAFAAGSTRLRPVVMTATAMIIGMLPMSLGLSEGGEQNAPLGRAVIGGLLVATAFTLLFVPVTYSLLRRTAPVPPIE; encoded by the coding sequence ATGTGGATAGTCCGGCTAGCCCTCAGGCGAACCTACACCTTTCTCGTTCTGGCGGTTCTGATCGCCGTGATGGGGGCGGTGAGCGCCCGAAAAATGTCAACCGACATTTTCCCGGAAATCGATATCCCCGTGGTCACGGTGGTATGGTCCTATCAGGGCATGCCGGCGGAGGAAATTGAATCGCGGATTATCCTCGTCACCGAGCGCGTTTTAACGGCTTCCGTCAACGACATCGAGCATATCGAAAGCCAATCGCTCAATGGCGTGGGCGTAATCCGCATTTTCTTTCAGCAGGGCGCTAAAATCGAAGCGGCCACCGCCCAGGTCACGGCCACGTGCCAGACTTTGTTGGTCACGATGCCGCCGGGCATTCAGCCGCCGTTTATCGTTCGCTATAGCGCCACCAGCGTACCGATTTTGCAGGTGGCCGTTTCCAGTGACACTTTAAACGAACAGCAAATCTTCGACTATGCCGCCAATTTCGTAATTCAGCGACTGGGTACCGTTCAAGGGGCCCGGGTGCCGCAACCCTACGGCGGAAAACCCCGCCAGATTATGATCGACCTCGATTTGGATGCTCTCTATTCGCGGGGGCTATCGCCGCAGGATGTCAGCACGGCGGTTACGAATCAGAATCTCATCATCCCGGCGGGTACCGCGAAAATTGGCGACACGGAGTACAACGTCCGGTTGAATTCCAGTCCGGATCTGGTGGACCAATTCAATTTTCTGCCCATTCGCACTGTTAATGGCGTACCCATATACCTGAAAAACGTCGCCGAGGTTCGCGATGGATTCGCCGTCCAAACCAATGTGGTGCGAAGAGATGGACATCGCGCCGTATTAATGACCATCCTTAAGGGAGAAGGAGCTTCGACGCTCGATGTCGTCCGCAATGTGAAAGCAGCGCTGCCAGGCATTCAGGACCAATTGCCCCCGGAGTTGAAACTCGATTTACTCTTCGACCAATCGGTTTTCGTCTCGGCGGCCGTGAATGGGGTTCTCAAAGAGGGGGCGATTGCCGCCGGGCTGACGGCCCTGATGATCCTGCTGTTTCTCGGCTCCTGGCGCAGCACCCTGATTGTGGCGATTTCGATTCCGCTTTCCATTCTCGTGTCGATTAGTTGTCTCTGGGCTTTCGGCTACACCCTGAACATTATGACGCTTGGCGGCATGTCCTTGGCCGTGGGAATTCTGGTTGATGATGCGACGGTGGAAATCGAAAACGTACATCGCAACCTGGGGATGAAAAAAGAATTGCGGCATGCCATACTGGATGGCGCCGCGCAGATCGCCGTGCCCGCTTTCGTTGCGACTCTGTCGATTTGTATCGTCTTTATTCCGATTCTATTTCTGACGGGGACAGTCGCGTTTCTGTTCATACCGCTCGCTCTGGCGGTCGTCTTCGCCATGCTGGCTTCGTACCTTCTATCGCGTACTCTGATCCCAACGCTCGTCCTTTTTCTACTGCCCGAGGAAGCGAAACTTTATGCGGAAGGCCATGAGGGTCATGCCAGCGGAGGCCGGGGACCGATCTGGTGGATGCACCGCATCTTTAACAATCTGTTCGAGCGATTTCGCAGCACCTATCAGCGGGCCCTTGCCTGGTGCCTCCAAAATCGGGCGATGACAGTCGTGGGCATGATGGGATTTGCCCTGGGCACGTTTCTGCTGGAGCCGCTTATCGGTCGCGATTTTTTCCCGACGGTGGACGCCGGGCAGTTCCGCCTGCATGTGCGAGCCCCGGCTGGGACCCGCATTGAAGAGACCGAACGAATTTTCGGTCAGGTCGAGGAAGCAATCCGAAAAATCGTGCCCGATGAGGAGCGTGAACTGATTCTGGATAACATGGGGCTTTCCTCGTTCCTGACTCCCATTGCTTACAACGACAATGGCACAGTGAGCGCGGCGGATGGAGAAATCTTCGTGGCCCTGAAACCGGTACATGCGCCGGTGGCTCAATATCTCAAGAAACTTCGCGAAGAATTGCCGAAGCAATTTCCCGATGTGATCTTCTACTTTCAGCCGGCCGATATCGTGGGGCAGGTATTGAATTTCGGCAAACCGGCTCCGTTTAACATTCAGGTCGTGGGAGTTAGCCGGGAAGCCAATCTGGCGATCGCGCAGAAGCTAAAAACCGAGATTGCCGCTATTCCGGGAATGGTCGATGTGCACATTCATCAGGTCACGGATTCGCCCGATTTGCGCATCGACGTCGATCGTATCCTAGCCAATGAAATGATGATCACGCAAAGTGATGTGGCCCGCAGTATTCTGGTCTCTTTGAGTTCCACCAGCCAGACTTCCCCGAATTTCTGGGTGAATCCCTCCAATCGAGTCAATTATCGCGTGGCCGTGCAAACACCTCAGAGTCGAATCGATTCGTTGCAGAGTTTGATGAACACACCGGTCACTATTCCCGAACAGTCTGCGCCACAGCTTCTGGCAAATCTCGCGGATGTGCGCCGGGCCACTTCGGCCGCCGTCGTCAACCATTACAACATTCAAACGGTCTACGAGGTTTACGCCAACGTGCAGGGCCGGGATTTGGAATCGGCCCAACGCGAGGTGGAAAAAGTTCTCGCCCGAACTCGGCCAGAACTACCGCGCGGCAGTACGATTGCAGTTCGCGGGCAGATTGAAAGCATGAACGATTCCTTTCAGGGATTGGCCGGAGGATTGCTCTTCGCGATTCTCCTGGTTTATCTGCTGATGGTCGTTAATTTCCAAAGCTGGATCGATCCGTTCATCATTCTGACCGCTCTTCCCGGAGCGCTCGCGGGTATCCTCTGGGCGCTGTTCGCAACTCACACGGATGTCAGCGTACCCGCTCTGATGGGCGCCATCATGTGCGTGGGGGTGGCAACTTCGAATTCCATTCTGATGGTCACCTTTGCGAACGATAAGCGAATCGAAGGATTGTCCGCTATCGATGCGGCCTTCGCGGCTGGTTCGACTCGACTTCGTCCCGTGGTCATGACCGCCACGGCCATGATCATCGGCATGTTACCCATGAGTCTGGGCCTAAGCGAAGGCGGCGAACAGAATGCTCCGCTCGGTAGGGCCGTTATCGGCGGACTGCTGGTGGCTACAGCGTTCACGCTCTTGTTCGTTCCCGTGACCTACAGCCTGTTGCGACGCACGGCCCCCGTACCACCAATCGAATAA
- a CDS encoding alpha/beta fold hydrolase — protein MIKNASFAVLVFLLTTVSAFGQEIRHELGRRVIEFEKAFQKHIDDLEVRKRTVQSLNNAVQSFFSLNLPKAGQYLAEAKFALTQEKVSPAMSWAESLYLVPQTRLLEASPSELLVNLKSFYDSKQAVPEKSRLLLLSDGDRQEFDIVKIPSSFLVKLPKLKEPQIDQKIELQIQVDSKTLSTYQMAISRVEKLATRKASLDTFLTSRAKEAQVSVETKTLAYLNDLLTDLAKGETLETDYPAGRLILECEKLVESIRQGATYYNQSRPGEFWLSLPTQGNSAIVRIFVPANLNKDKPVPLVVAMHGAGGSENMFFDAYGAGCCMRECEKRGWMMIAPRGGFGASAIPEILETLSKRYPIDPRKIFVVGHSMGSAQAFSAVQSAPEKFAAIAGLGGAGSIRKPEVFQKMPVFIGVGDSDFALRGSKSLSALLIKNKAEKMIYKEYPAVEHLAVVQVAIKDVFQFLEAVGK, from the coding sequence ATGATCAAAAACGCCTCTTTCGCTGTTCTGGTTTTTCTGCTGACTACGGTTTCGGCCTTCGGACAGGAAATTCGCCACGAATTGGGACGACGGGTCATCGAATTTGAAAAGGCGTTTCAAAAGCATATCGACGATTTGGAAGTTCGGAAGCGAACGGTTCAATCTCTTAATAACGCGGTTCAGTCTTTTTTCTCGTTGAACCTGCCCAAAGCCGGCCAGTATCTCGCCGAGGCGAAATTTGCTTTAACCCAGGAGAAGGTTTCCCCAGCGATGTCGTGGGCGGAATCTCTTTATCTGGTGCCTCAAACCCGGCTGCTGGAGGCCTCTCCATCCGAACTTTTAGTGAATCTCAAGTCGTTTTACGATTCGAAACAGGCCGTGCCTGAGAAAAGTCGACTGCTGCTGTTGTCTGATGGTGATCGCCAGGAATTTGATATCGTTAAGATTCCCAGCAGCTTCCTAGTCAAGTTGCCGAAGCTGAAAGAACCGCAAATCGATCAGAAAATCGAACTGCAAATTCAGGTCGATTCGAAAACTCTCTCGACTTATCAAATGGCTATTTCCCGAGTCGAGAAGCTGGCAACACGGAAAGCTTCGCTCGACACTTTTCTTACCTCTCGAGCCAAAGAGGCCCAGGTATCGGTAGAAACAAAAACCTTAGCGTATCTGAATGACCTTCTGACCGACCTTGCCAAAGGGGAAACCCTGGAGACCGATTATCCGGCCGGGCGATTAATCTTGGAGTGCGAAAAATTAGTCGAGAGCATTCGCCAGGGGGCCACATACTACAATCAGTCCAGACCCGGCGAATTCTGGCTATCTCTCCCCACTCAGGGAAACTCCGCAATCGTCAGGATTTTCGTTCCGGCCAACCTCAACAAAGACAAACCGGTTCCCCTGGTGGTGGCGATGCATGGTGCTGGCGGAAGCGAAAACATGTTCTTCGACGCGTACGGGGCTGGTTGCTGTATGCGAGAGTGCGAAAAGCGGGGGTGGATGATGATTGCTCCGCGTGGCGGCTTCGGTGCTTCCGCGATTCCGGAGATTCTTGAAACGCTCTCAAAAAGATATCCCATCGATCCGCGAAAAATCTTTGTCGTCGGTCACTCTATGGGTTCGGCCCAAGCTTTTAGTGCCGTGCAATCTGCCCCGGAAAAATTTGCCGCGATTGCGGGGTTAGGGGGTGCGGGTTCGATCCGTAAGCCAGAGGTGTTTCAAAAGATGCCCGTCTTCATTGGCGTCGGCGATTCCGATTTCGCTCTTCGAGGGAGCAAATCGCTCTCAGCATTACTCATAAAGAATAAGGCAGAGAAGATGATCTACAAAGAATATCCGGCGGTGGAGCATCTGGCGGTGGTGCAGGTGGCGATTAAGGATGTTTTTCAGTTTTTGGAGGCGGTGGGGAAGTGA